Proteins from a single region of Planktothrix tepida PCC 9214:
- a CDS encoding PDZ domain-containing protein: MDKLVILKFGDGDCFSLGILLSPSKKGVLLDKNHKNTGLEILDVFQNSTAIKAGLKPGDIILEIDGHKVFDITLNQAYKFLVQKGSGNPVKLKVLTEREHLVYITEEKTINCEKFTLDFDQFITGNTGKFSPNSQQIAVLGSPNELSIWSIEGKQIAKYTIPEEGQGQLVFSPDGKYIATGGRKVFIWSLEKDLNGLLAAGCDWLKEYFITHPEEKQKLKVCDVNTNSKL, from the coding sequence ATGGATAAATTAGTTATCCTAAAATTTGGAGACGGTGATTGTTTTTCGTTAGGCATTTTATTGAGTCCTTCAAAAAAAGGCGTTTTACTTGACAAAAATCATAAGAATACGGGGTTAGAAATTCTTGATGTTTTCCAAAACTCTACAGCGATTAAAGCAGGATTAAAACCTGGTGATATTATTTTAGAAATAGATGGTCATAAAGTCTTTGATATTACCCTAAATCAAGCTTATAAGTTTCTCGTTCAAAAGGGATCAGGTAATCCTGTAAAACTAAAAGTCCTGACAGAGAGAGAACATCTGGTTTATATAACAGAGGAAAAAACTATTAATTGTGAAAAATTTACTCTTGATTTTGATCAATTTATCACGGGAAACACAGGTAAATTTAGCCCAAATAGTCAGCAAATAGCTGTTCTAGGTAGTCCTAATGAATTAAGTATCTGGAGTATAGAGGGAAAACAGATTGCTAAATATACAATTCCAGAAGAAGGTCAAGGTCAGCTCGTGTTTTCCCCTGATGGTAAATATATAGCTACAGGAGGCAGAAAAGTTTTTATTTGGAGCCTAGAAAAAGACTTAAATGGTTTATTAGCAGCAGGATGTGATTGGTTAAAAGAATATTTCATAACTCATCCTGAAGAAAAACAGAAATTAAAAGTTTGTGATGTTAATACTAATTCTAAGTTATAA